Proteins encoded within one genomic window of Alosa alosa isolate M-15738 ecotype Scorff River chromosome 24, AALO_Geno_1.1, whole genome shotgun sequence:
- the tmem88b gene encoding transmembrane protein 88 b: MSLTGTLEKGAHHQALDLSEELPPHSHNNHHHLHPHHHHNLQLQLQQANSLASTAPAGTPVSGSGVVVPPPYSLGEEGSGGRGGGSDAPLELRGSLDCWACSVLVTAQNLVIAAINACLAGVVFGVILTPAIVMVVFGFLCHSTVSSFQVMLQTP, translated from the coding sequence ATGAGTCTGACAGGCACGCTGGAGAAGGGGGCCCACCACCAGGCCCTGGACCTGTCTGAGGAGCTGCCCCCACACTCCcacaacaaccaccaccacctccaccctcaccaccaccacaacctcCAGCTGCAGCTCCAGCAGGCCAACTCCCTGGCCTCCACGGCCCCAGCCGGGACCCCCGTCAGCGGGTCGGGTGTGGTGGTGCCTCCCCCGTACTCCCTGGGCGAGGAGGGATCTGGGGGTCGCGGCGGTGGTTCGGACGCCCCACTGGAGCTGCGCGGGTCGCTGGACTGCTGGGCATGCTCGGTGCTAGTGACCGCGCAGAACCTGGTCATCGCCGCCATCAACGCCTGCCTGGCCGGAGTGGTGTTTGGGGTGATCCTCACACCCGCCATTGTCATGGTGGTCTTCGGGTTCCTCTGCCATTCCACGGTAAGCAGCTTCCAGGTGATGTTACAGACGCCTTAA